The Chitinophaga pinensis DSM 2588 region TTATTGTATATTGCCTCCACTTGAAAAATAGCTAAGGATTTTATCAACCGGATCATCTGTAGGAATCTATGAGAGCCTGAGCGCTGGTAGTGTACCACGCTGCATCATCAACGATCGGATTTATTGTTATGAGAAAACGAAAGTCACTATGCCTAAACTACTTGTGTGTGTCCTGTTGGCAGGGCTGCTATCCTTACAAGCCACTACGACAAAACTGATAGCCGGCACCGGATTTACAACAGGAGGGAGCCTGAAAGATTACAACGGAAAAACGCATACTATAAAACCCAGAGGAAAAGCAGTTGTATACCTGTTTCTTTCACCAGAGTGTCCGCTGTGTAAAAACTATGCCCCCGTGTTGCAGGCAATGCAGCAGAAATATCCTGAAATACAGTTCTATGGTATCGTGAGCGGAAAAACGTTCACGAGAGAGATGGTGGCGGAATATGCCAAAGACTACAAAATTACTTTTCCGATACTGATGGATCCTGATAAACATGCAGCTGAATCACTGAGAGCAACCGTTACGCCGGAAGCACTGCTGATAGGTGAAAATGGAAGAGAATATTACAGAGG contains the following coding sequences:
- a CDS encoding redoxin domain-containing protein — translated: MPKLLVCVLLAGLLSLQATTTKLIAGTGFTTGGSLKDYNGKTHTIKPRGKAVVYLFLSPECPLCKNYAPVLQAMQQKYPEIQFYGIVSGKTFTREMVAEYAKDYKITFPILMDPDKHAAESLRATVTPEALLIGENGREYYRGLIDDWVTGLGTKRVKATKLYLSLAIENLLSGSDLTYATQPIGCLISNY